The proteins below are encoded in one region of Streptomyces sp. NBC_00490:
- the recX gene encoding recombination regulator RecX yields MTRRTDWAEYAHQDAPRERGGAGDGGFSGPGGDAYGDDAGYGGHGRAVSYGTGGAFGDDRVHGAGQSYGHDGPYDEEPGDGSVPSGGGSRRGRGGARGSRAARGEGGSRGRRQRRGGEPSGADEGAPSSSRAEQGESSGDPVERARAICLRLLTGTPRTRKQLADALVKKGIPDEAAQQVLSRFEEVGLINDSAFAEAWVESRHHGRGLARRALAQELRTKGVDSTLIDEAVSQLDSEQEEATARDLVARKLRSTRGLDRDKRLRRLAGMLARKGYPEGMALRVVRQALQEEGEDAEFLDEGF; encoded by the coding sequence GTGACACGACGAACCGACTGGGCCGAGTACGCCCACCAGGACGCTCCGCGTGAGCGGGGCGGGGCAGGCGACGGGGGGTTCTCCGGGCCGGGCGGCGATGCGTACGGGGACGACGCGGGGTACGGGGGACACGGCCGCGCCGTGTCGTACGGCACCGGGGGAGCGTTCGGCGACGACCGGGTCCACGGTGCCGGGCAGTCGTACGGCCATGACGGGCCGTACGACGAAGAGCCGGGCGACGGCTCGGTGCCGTCCGGCGGCGGTTCCCGACGTGGGCGCGGTGGCGCCCGTGGGAGCCGTGCGGCCCGTGGGGAGGGCGGTTCCCGTGGGCGTCGGCAGCGACGCGGCGGGGAGCCGTCCGGTGCGGACGAAGGCGCTCCCTCCTCGTCGAGGGCCGAGCAGGGGGAGTCTTCAGGGGACCCGGTCGAGCGGGCACGGGCTATCTGTCTGCGCCTGCTCACCGGGACCCCGCGCACGCGCAAACAGCTCGCGGACGCCCTGGTCAAGAAGGGGATCCCCGACGAGGCGGCGCAACAGGTGCTGTCGCGGTTCGAGGAGGTCGGGCTGATCAACGACAGCGCGTTCGCCGAAGCCTGGGTGGAGTCCCGGCACCACGGCCGGGGACTGGCCCGGCGCGCCCTCGCCCAGGAGCTGCGGACCAAGGGGGTCGACTCGACACTGATCGACGAGGCCGTCTCACAGCTCGACTCCGAGCAGGAGGAGGCGACCGCGCGCGACCTCGTCGCCCGCAAGCTGCGCTCCACCCGTGGCCTCGACCGCGACAAGCGACTGCGCCGCCTCGCGGGCATGCTCGCCCGCAAGGGGTACCCCGAGGGCATGGCCCTGAGAGTGGTCCGGCAGGCGCTCCAAGAGGAGGGCGAGGACGCGGAGTTCCTCGACGAGGGGTTCTGA
- a CDS encoding rhodanese-like domain-containing protein yields MSGSGTREEQRVGGPGDGSGEVPVGIDELLEQVRASYERIEAREAYDAARRGEALLVDIRYAALRERDGLVPGALVVERNELEWRLDPRGSHRVPEATGHDLRVVVICNEGYASSLAAESLHRLGLRRATDLVGGFQAWKASGLPVTS; encoded by the coding sequence GTGAGCGGCTCGGGCACGCGGGAGGAGCAGCGCGTGGGCGGCCCCGGTGACGGTTCGGGCGAAGTCCCGGTCGGCATCGACGAGTTGCTGGAGCAGGTCCGCGCGAGCTATGAGCGGATCGAGGCCCGAGAGGCGTACGACGCCGCCCGGCGCGGGGAGGCGCTGCTGGTCGACATCCGCTACGCCGCGCTGCGCGAACGGGACGGACTGGTTCCCGGCGCCCTCGTCGTCGAGCGCAACGAGCTGGAGTGGCGCCTCGACCCGCGGGGCAGCCATCGCGTCCCCGAGGCCACGGGGCACGATCTGCGCGTCGTGGTGATCTGCAACGAGGGTTACGCCTCGAGTCTGGCGGCCGAGTCACTGCATCGGCTGGGGCTGCGCCGGGCCACGGATCTGGTGGGCGGGTTCCAGGCGTGGAAGGCCTCGGGTCTGCCCGTGACGTCGTAG
- a CDS encoding cysteine dioxygenase, whose product MSVSPSVSAVSTPTQAELLDFVRRTAADAELISSLPLDPEGRTWVRLKGPGGSEAWLIGWPPGTGTGWHDHAESVGAFVTAAGELKENSLAARLPADGWQTLELADGIDRERRLTAGKGRSFGQHHVHEVLNESTAEHAISVHAYYPPLPQIRRYSRTGQVLRLEHVERPEDWQ is encoded by the coding sequence GTGTCTGTCTCCCCCTCTGTGTCCGCCGTTTCCACACCGACGCAGGCGGAACTCCTCGATTTCGTACGGCGGACCGCCGCCGACGCCGAGCTGATCTCCTCGCTCCCGCTCGACCCCGAGGGCCGCACCTGGGTGCGCCTGAAGGGGCCCGGCGGCAGCGAGGCCTGGCTGATCGGCTGGCCGCCCGGTACGGGCACCGGCTGGCACGACCACGCCGAGTCCGTCGGTGCCTTCGTGACGGCCGCCGGTGAGCTCAAGGAGAACTCGCTCGCCGCCCGCCTCCCCGCGGACGGCTGGCAGACCCTGGAACTCGCCGACGGCATCGACCGGGAGCGGAGGCTCACGGCCGGCAAGGGGCGCTCCTTCGGGCAGCACCACGTCCACGAGGTGCTCAACGAGTCCACCGCCGAGCACGCGATCTCGGTCCACGCCTACTACCCGCCCCTGCCGCAGATCCGCCGCTACAGCCGCACCGGGCAGGTGCTGCGCCTGGAGCACGTGGAGCGCCCGGAGGACTGGCAGTGA
- a CDS encoding FAD-dependent monooxygenase, translating into MDPVIIVGAGPVGLTLALALARQDVPSVVLDEGPGKDEPRPARTVVLREDTAALMERLTGVPLSEAGCHWAGWRSLRRKQVMREVTFDDVEPAPLHIAQHVLTGALREACAEERLVKLSVDSRLDTVEQEPSGVTAHTRGPKGTWWRGSHLVGCDGPRSTVRKLLDIRFPGRTAVERHAVAALRTELPWEDEALLHRMPPWRTSGPSAGEVTGRPLPDGVWRLDWLLPPGKELVTPELLVARIRETLAGWTGGPTPPYELLDTGVHTVHHRLARRWRVGRVFLAGDAAHLLGALGTQGLDEGLRDADNLAWKLALAWHHGPHETLLDSYQAERRGVVAARLRAADQALPLVRGGGGLRAVVPGSARGHDALLTDGHLGRGALGAPGAYATSPLAPRHLEAEVPVDTAAGAPVADVRVTAEDGSFVGLRDRLGRGALLVVLIAPGTGVWERKHWVGAGLMPRLAAAVAALPHPAELLVAEGYPGAAAHTVLLVRPDGHLVTALNGVRPADLYAAAEATLGGPAKTEAEAGAGAR; encoded by the coding sequence GTGGACCCGGTGATCATCGTCGGAGCGGGGCCTGTCGGGCTCACGCTCGCCCTCGCGCTGGCCCGTCAGGACGTGCCGTCCGTGGTCCTCGACGAGGGTCCCGGCAAGGACGAACCGCGTCCCGCCCGCACCGTCGTCCTGCGCGAGGACACCGCCGCCCTGATGGAGCGCCTGACCGGCGTCCCGCTCTCCGAGGCCGGTTGCCACTGGGCCGGATGGCGGTCGTTGCGCCGCAAGCAGGTGATGCGCGAGGTCACTTTCGACGACGTGGAGCCGGCGCCGCTGCACATCGCCCAGCACGTGCTGACCGGCGCCCTGCGCGAGGCCTGCGCCGAGGAGCGGCTGGTCAAGCTCTCCGTGGACAGCCGTCTCGACACCGTCGAGCAGGAGCCCTCCGGTGTCACCGCCCACACCCGCGGCCCCAAGGGCACGTGGTGGCGCGGCAGTCACCTGGTCGGCTGCGACGGCCCCCGCTCGACGGTCCGCAAACTCCTCGACATCCGTTTTCCCGGCCGTACGGCGGTGGAACGGCACGCCGTCGCCGCGCTGCGCACGGAACTTCCGTGGGAGGACGAGGCGTTGCTCCACCGGATGCCTCCGTGGCGGACGTCGGGACCCTCGGCCGGGGAGGTCACCGGACGGCCCCTCCCGGACGGCGTCTGGCGCCTCGACTGGCTGCTGCCGCCCGGCAAGGAGCTGGTCACCCCCGAACTCCTGGTGGCCCGGATCCGGGAGACCCTCGCCGGCTGGACAGGCGGCCCGACACCGCCGTACGAACTCCTCGACACCGGCGTGCACACCGTGCACCACCGTCTCGCGCGCCGCTGGCGGGTCGGGCGGGTGTTCCTCGCCGGGGACGCGGCGCATCTGCTCGGCGCGCTCGGCACGCAGGGGCTCGACGAGGGGCTCAGGGACGCCGACAACCTCGCCTGGAAGCTGGCCCTGGCCTGGCATCACGGGCCGCACGAGACGCTGCTCGACAGCTACCAGGCCGAGCGGCGCGGGGTCGTCGCCGCCCGGCTGCGCGCCGCCGACCAGGCGCTGCCGCTGGTGCGCGGCGGCGGAGGGCTGCGGGCCGTCGTCCCGGGTTCCGCGCGCGGGCACGACGCGCTCCTCACGGACGGTCACCTGGGGCGCGGGGCGCTCGGTGCGCCGGGGGCGTACGCCACCTCGCCGCTCGCGCCGCGGCATCTGGAGGCGGAGGTCCCGGTGGACACCGCTGCGGGCGCGCCGGTCGCCGATGTCCGGGTCACCGCCGAGGACGGTTCCTTCGTAGGACTGCGGGACCGGCTCGGTCGTGGGGCGCTGCTCGTGGTGCTGATCGCGCCGGGCACCGGAGTGTGGGAGCGCAAGCACTGGGTGGGCGCCGGGCTCATGCCCCGCCTCGCGGCCGCGGTGGCGGCGCTGCCGCATCCGGCCGAGCTGCTGGTCGCGGAGGGCTATCCGGGCGCGGCGGCCCACACGGTGTTGCTGGTACGGCCCGACGGTCACCTGGTGACCGCGCTGAACGGCGTGCGGCCGGCCGATCTCTACGCGGCCGCCGAGGCCACGCTGGGCGGGCCGGCGAAGACGGAGGCGGAGGCGGGAGCGGGGGCGCGCTGA
- a CDS encoding amino acid ABC transporter permease, whose amino-acid sequence MSSVLYDTPGPRAKRRNVLISVVFFLLLALLLWWVWLVMDDNNQLEWSLWEPFTTAQAWTTYLLPGLANTLKAAALAMVIALPLGAVFGIARLSDHRWVRGAAGTVVEFFRAIPVLLLMLFANELYVRSTDISSEQRPLYAVVTGLVLYNASVLAEIVRAGILSLPKGQTEAAYAVGLRKGQTMSSILLPQAVTAMLPAIVSQLVVIVKDTALGGVMLNFPELLNSRQTLAANYANVIPSFIVVAIIFIVLNFLLTSFASWLEQRLRRSKKSTGAVLGEDTEINPAAIPGTLGTGENTGGGN is encoded by the coding sequence ATGAGCTCCGTTCTGTACGACACCCCCGGACCCCGCGCCAAACGGCGCAACGTCCTGATCTCGGTGGTCTTCTTCCTCCTGCTCGCCCTCCTCCTGTGGTGGGTCTGGCTGGTCATGGACGACAACAACCAGCTCGAGTGGAGCCTTTGGGAGCCGTTCACCACCGCACAGGCCTGGACGACCTATCTGTTGCCAGGTCTCGCCAACACCCTGAAGGCCGCGGCCCTCGCCATGGTCATCGCCCTCCCGCTGGGCGCGGTCTTCGGCATCGCCCGCCTCTCCGACCACCGCTGGGTGCGCGGTGCGGCCGGAACCGTGGTGGAGTTCTTCCGGGCCATCCCGGTGCTGCTGCTGATGCTGTTCGCCAACGAGCTCTACGTCCGCTCCACGGACATCAGCAGCGAGCAGCGGCCGCTGTACGCGGTCGTCACCGGCCTGGTGCTCTACAACGCCTCCGTCCTCGCCGAGATCGTCCGGGCCGGCATCCTCTCCCTGCCCAAGGGCCAGACGGAAGCGGCCTACGCGGTCGGCCTGCGCAAGGGCCAGACGATGTCCAGCATCCTGCTGCCGCAGGCCGTCACCGCGATGCTGCCGGCCATCGTCAGCCAGCTCGTCGTCATCGTGAAGGACACCGCCCTGGGCGGCGTGATGCTCAACTTCCCCGAGCTCCTCAACTCGCGCCAGACGCTGGCGGCCAACTACGCCAACGTCATCCCCAGCTTCATCGTCGTCGCGATCATCTTCATCGTCCTGAACTTCCTCCTCACCAGCTTCGCGAGCTGGCTGGAGCAGCGGCTGCGGCGCAGCAAGAAGAGCACGGGCGCGGTTCTCGGCGAGGACACGGAGATCAATCCCGCCGCGATCCCCGGCACTCTCGGCACCGGCGAGAACACCGGCGGCGGAAACTGA
- a CDS encoding amino acid ABC transporter permease → MFDFLDGYDVLAAFWMTVKLTVISALGSLIWGTLLAAMRVSPVPLMRGFGTAYVNIVRNTPLTVIIVFTSLGLADTFGVTMGSEDFAVQGFRLAVLGFIVYTAAFVCEAIRSGINTVPVGQAEAARAIGLNFSQVLRLIVLPQAFRSVIGPLANVLIALTKNTTVAAAIGVAEAAALMKTMIENEAQTLAIGAVFALGFIVLTLPTGLFLGWLSKRLAVKR, encoded by the coding sequence GTGTTCGACTTTCTTGATGGTTACGACGTCCTAGCGGCGTTCTGGATGACGGTGAAACTCACCGTCATCTCCGCCCTCGGCTCCCTGATCTGGGGCACCCTGCTGGCCGCGATGCGGGTCAGCCCGGTCCCGCTGATGCGCGGGTTCGGCACCGCCTACGTGAACATCGTCCGGAACACCCCCCTGACGGTGATCATCGTCTTCACCTCGCTCGGTCTCGCCGACACCTTCGGCGTGACCATGGGCTCCGAGGACTTCGCCGTCCAGGGCTTCCGGCTGGCGGTCCTCGGCTTCATCGTCTACACGGCGGCCTTCGTCTGCGAGGCGATCCGCTCCGGCATCAACACCGTCCCCGTGGGGCAGGCCGAGGCGGCACGCGCCATCGGGCTGAACTTCAGCCAGGTCCTGCGGCTCATCGTGCTGCCGCAGGCCTTCCGTTCGGTCATCGGCCCGCTGGCCAACGTACTGATCGCCCTCACCAAGAACACGACCGTGGCGGCCGCGATCGGCGTGGCCGAGGCCGCCGCCCTGATGAAGACGATGATCGAGAACGAAGCCCAGACGCTCGCCATCGGCGCCGTCTTCGCCCTCGGATTCATCGTCCTGACCCTGCCGACCGGCCTCTTCCTCGGATGGCTGAGCAAGCGACTGGCGGTGAAGCGATGA
- a CDS encoding glutamate ABC transporter substrate-binding protein — translation MKLRKVTAAAAAALVLSLTATACGGDDGDSDSTDSGSSGGGKIKIGIKYDQPGLGLKEPDGSFSGFDVDVATYVAKELGYKPDQIEFVETKSADRENALARGDVKFIAATYSINDERKQKVDFAGPYLLAHQDLLVKADSDITEATDLNGKKLCSVTGSTSAQNVKDDFAPKANLKTVSGYSECLSGLQSGTVDALTTDDSILAGFAAQSQYKGKFKLAGLKLSNENYGIGVKKGDTATVDKINKALEKMVADKAWDKAVQDNFGPAEYKNEPAPKIGVIVK, via the coding sequence ATGAAGCTCCGCAAGGTCACCGCCGCGGCCGCCGCTGCGCTGGTCCTCTCCCTGACCGCGACCGCGTGCGGTGGGGACGACGGCGACAGCGACAGCACCGACTCGGGCTCCAGCGGCGGCGGCAAGATCAAGATCGGCATCAAGTACGACCAGCCCGGTCTGGGCCTCAAGGAGCCCGACGGTTCCTTCTCCGGCTTCGACGTGGACGTCGCGACGTACGTGGCCAAGGAGCTCGGCTACAAGCCGGACCAGATCGAGTTCGTGGAGACGAAGAGCGCCGACCGCGAGAACGCGCTCGCCCGTGGTGACGTCAAGTTCATCGCCGCCACCTACTCGATCAACGACGAGCGCAAGCAGAAGGTCGACTTCGCCGGCCCGTACCTGCTGGCCCACCAGGACCTGCTGGTCAAGGCGGACTCGGACATCACCGAGGCCACCGACCTCAACGGCAAGAAGCTGTGCTCGGTGACCGGCTCCACGTCGGCGCAGAACGTCAAGGACGACTTCGCCCCGAAGGCCAACCTCAAGACGGTCAGCGGCTACTCCGAGTGCCTCTCGGGTCTGCAGAGCGGCACCGTGGACGCGCTCACCACGGACGACTCGATCCTCGCGGGCTTCGCCGCGCAGTCGCAGTACAAGGGCAAGTTCAAGCTCGCCGGCCTCAAGCTGAGCAACGAGAACTACGGCATCGGTGTCAAGAAGGGCGACACCGCGACCGTGGACAAGATCAACAAGGCCCTCGAGAAGATGGTCGCCGACAAGGCCTGGGACAAGGCGGTCCAGGACAACTTCGGCCCGGCCGAGTACAAGAACGAGCCCGCCCCGAAGATCGGCGTGATCGTCAAGTAA
- a CDS encoding amino acid ABC transporter ATP-binding protein: MTEVSVAKEDVAATGELVVLKSVNKHFGALHVLQDIDLTIARGEVVVVIGPSGSGKSTLCRTINRLETIDSGTIAIDGKPLPAEGKALARLRADVGMVFQSFNLFAHKTVLENVMLGQIKVRKADKKKAEEKARALLDRVGVASQADKYPAQLSGGQQQRVAIARALAMDPKVMLFDEPTSALDPEMINEVLEVMQQLARDGMTMIVVTHEMGFARSAANRVVFMADGRIVEEAVPDQFFSAPRSDRAKDFLSKILHH; this comes from the coding sequence ATGACCGAAGTATCGGTGGCCAAGGAAGATGTGGCCGCGACCGGCGAACTGGTCGTCCTGAAGAGCGTCAACAAGCACTTCGGCGCGTTGCATGTTCTCCAGGACATCGATCTCACGATCGCCCGCGGCGAGGTCGTCGTGGTCATCGGACCCTCCGGGTCCGGTAAGTCCACGCTGTGCCGAACCATCAACCGCCTGGAGACGATCGACTCCGGCACGATCGCCATCGACGGCAAGCCCCTGCCCGCGGAGGGCAAGGCGCTGGCCCGGCTGCGCGCCGACGTCGGGATGGTCTTCCAGTCCTTCAACCTCTTCGCGCACAAGACCGTGCTCGAGAACGTGATGCTCGGCCAGATCAAGGTCCGCAAGGCCGACAAGAAGAAGGCCGAGGAGAAGGCTCGCGCCCTGCTCGACCGGGTCGGCGTGGCGAGCCAGGCGGACAAGTACCCCGCACAGCTCTCCGGCGGCCAGCAGCAGCGTGTCGCCATCGCCCGAGCCCTGGCGATGGACCCCAAGGTCATGCTCTTCGACGAGCCCACCTCGGCGCTCGACCCCGAGATGATCAACGAGGTCCTCGAGGTCATGCAGCAGCTCGCCCGGGACGGCATGACCATGATCGTCGTCACGCACGAGATGGGATTCGCCCGTTCGGCCGCGAACCGGGTGGTGTTCATGGCAGACGGTCGCATCGTCGAGGAGGCTGTGCCGGACCAGTTCTTCAGCGCCCCGCGCAGCGACCGCGCCAAGGACTTCCTGTCCAAGATCCTGCACCACTGA
- a CDS encoding response regulator transcription factor produces the protein MRLLLVEDDNHVAAALSAVLARHGFDVTHARSGEEALQALVPEGAGFGVVLLDLGLPDQDGYEVCGKIRKRTSTPVIMVTARSDVRSRIHGLNLGADDYVVKPYDTGELLARIHAVSRRTAHEDPAAEAEAALHLGPVRIELPTRQVSVDGSVVQLTRKEFDLLALLAQRPGVVFRREQIISEVWRTSWEGTGRTLEVHVASLRAKLRMPALIETVRGVGYRLVAPSS, from the coding sequence ATGAGACTGCTCCTCGTAGAGGACGACAATCACGTCGCCGCCGCTCTGTCCGCGGTTCTGGCGCGGCACGGTTTCGACGTCACCCACGCGCGCAGTGGCGAGGAAGCCCTCCAGGCACTCGTCCCGGAAGGCGCCGGCTTCGGAGTCGTCCTCCTCGACCTGGGCCTGCCGGACCAGGACGGATACGAGGTCTGCGGCAAGATCCGCAAGCGCACCAGCACCCCGGTGATCATGGTCACCGCCCGCTCCGACGTCCGTTCCCGCATCCACGGCCTCAACCTCGGCGCGGACGACTACGTCGTGAAGCCGTACGACACGGGAGAACTGCTCGCCCGGATCCACGCCGTCAGCCGTCGCACCGCCCACGAGGACCCCGCGGCCGAAGCCGAGGCCGCGCTGCACCTGGGCCCGGTCCGTATCGAGCTGCCGACCCGTCAGGTCAGTGTGGACGGTTCGGTCGTCCAACTGACCCGCAAGGAGTTCGACCTGCTCGCCCTGCTGGCCCAGCGCCCCGGAGTCGTCTTCCGCCGGGAGCAGATCATCAGCGAGGTGTGGCGCACCAGTTGGGAGGGGACCGGGCGCACTCTCGAAGTCCACGTGGCCTCCCTGCGCGCCAAGCTGCGCATGCCGGCCCTCATCGAGACCGTACGCGGCGTCGGCTACCGGCTCGTCGCCCCGTCCTCGTAG
- a CDS encoding sensor histidine kinase — protein sequence MRTRLLPLLIVLMAAVLLALGIPLGFSVAAAQQQKVVVDRIDDTAHFAALAQYVTGEGGERQKTLQSELDSYYEVYRIRVGVFYQNKNIMANAPMTLFIPETGEVRTAFDEALLSRRSEDPPQVFPWQQGRLVVASPVIRDGDVIAVVVTDSPTGEMRSRILHGWLVIGAGLMAAMLVAVGAALRLTGWVLRPVRVLDATTHAIASGRLKSRVAAAGGPPELQRLARSFNEMADNVEDVLEQQRAFVADASHQLRNPLAALLLRIELLAFELPEGNKEIASVQTEGKRLAQVLDDLLDLALAEHTDAHLRITDIGALAAERVAAWAPTAEAKGVRLVGDCPPTTGWADPVTLSSALDAVIDNAVKFTPEGECVEVTVSSNGETATVVVTDNGPGLTAEELARIGDRFWRSNRHQNIKGSGLGLSISRTLLHAGGGTISYDHHEPHGLKVTVTVPRSAATA from the coding sequence GTGCGCACACGACTCCTCCCGCTGCTGATCGTCCTGATGGCGGCCGTGCTGCTGGCGCTGGGCATCCCGCTCGGCTTCAGCGTGGCCGCGGCCCAGCAGCAGAAAGTGGTCGTCGACCGGATCGACGACACCGCGCACTTCGCGGCCCTCGCCCAGTACGTCACCGGCGAGGGCGGCGAGCGCCAGAAGACGCTGCAGAGCGAACTCGACAGCTACTACGAGGTCTACCGCATCCGCGTCGGCGTCTTCTACCAGAACAAGAACATCATGGCCAACGCTCCCATGACCTTGTTCATCCCCGAGACGGGCGAGGTGCGGACCGCGTTCGACGAGGCGCTGCTCAGCCGGCGCAGCGAGGATCCCCCGCAGGTCTTTCCCTGGCAGCAGGGGCGGCTCGTGGTCGCCTCCCCGGTCATCCGGGACGGTGACGTCATCGCGGTCGTCGTCACCGACTCGCCCACGGGGGAGATGCGTTCGCGCATTCTGCACGGCTGGCTGGTCATCGGCGCGGGCCTGATGGCCGCGATGCTGGTGGCCGTCGGCGCCGCCCTGCGGCTGACCGGATGGGTGCTCAGGCCGGTGCGTGTCCTCGACGCCACGACGCACGCGATCGCGAGCGGCCGCCTGAAGTCCAGGGTCGCGGCCGCCGGCGGGCCGCCGGAACTCCAGCGCCTGGCCCGGTCGTTCAACGAGATGGCGGACAACGTCGAGGACGTCCTGGAGCAGCAGCGCGCCTTCGTCGCCGACGCCTCGCACCAGCTGCGCAACCCCCTCGCCGCGCTGTTGCTGCGCATCGAACTGCTCGCCTTCGAACTCCCGGAGGGCAACAAGGAGATCGCCTCGGTCCAGACGGAGGGCAAGCGTCTCGCCCAGGTCCTGGACGACCTGCTGGACCTGGCCCTGGCCGAGCACACGGACGCGCATCTGCGCATCACCGACATCGGCGCGCTGGCCGCCGAGCGCGTGGCGGCATGGGCGCCGACCGCCGAGGCCAAGGGCGTACGCCTGGTGGGCGACTGCCCGCCCACCACCGGCTGGGCCGACCCGGTCACCCTGTCCAGCGCGCTGGACGCGGTCATCGACAACGCGGTCAAGTTCACGCCCGAGGGCGAGTGCGTCGAGGTGACGGTCTCCTCCAACGGCGAGACGGCGACCGTCGTGGTCACCGACAACGGCCCCGGTCTGACGGCCGAGGAACTCGCCCGCATCGGCGATCGCTTCTGGCGCAGCAACCGCCACCAGAACATCAAGGGCTCCGGCCTCGGTCTGTCCATCTCGCGGACCTTGCTGCACGCGGGCGGCGGCACGATCTCGTACGACCACCACGAGCCGCACGGCCTGAAGGTGACGGTGACGGTGCCCCGCAGCGCGGCTACGGCTTGA
- a CDS encoding TAXI family TRAP transporter solute-binding subunit: protein MSKVFPRMSRNRALQGAAAGFVVFGLLLWWLLPGEEPPGGSISFATGSRGGVYEEYGKDLSGEFAKDMPDLKVDLETSDGSQDNVARVASGQADFAIAAADAVESFAIDHPVEAARLRGVARLYDDYVQLVVPRKSAIDSVADLKGKRVAIGLKTSGVRLIATRVLNAEGIDPAKDIKPFSYGIKDVDQLGHTIDAFFWSGGLPTNGLKALAETSSFKFVPIKADFVTKLHTQSAANRYYRPTNIPEAAYDGQDAYAVPTIAVSNLLITREDLDPRLTEWLTRTVIRSRDHIGSEVHSAQLVDLRTAIYTSPLPLHEGARRYYRSVKP, encoded by the coding sequence ATGTCCAAGGTGTTCCCCCGTATGAGCAGGAACCGGGCGCTGCAGGGTGCGGCCGCCGGTTTCGTGGTCTTCGGGCTGCTGCTGTGGTGGCTGCTGCCGGGCGAGGAGCCGCCCGGCGGGTCGATCTCCTTCGCCACCGGCTCGCGCGGCGGGGTGTACGAGGAGTACGGCAAGGACCTCAGCGGCGAGTTCGCCAAGGACATGCCGGACCTCAAGGTGGATCTGGAGACCAGCGACGGGTCGCAGGACAACGTCGCGCGCGTGGCGTCCGGCCAGGCCGACTTCGCCATCGCGGCGGCCGACGCGGTGGAGTCGTTCGCGATCGACCATCCGGTCGAGGCCGCCCGGCTGCGCGGTGTCGCACGCCTGTACGACGACTATGTACAGCTCGTCGTCCCGCGGAAGTCGGCCATCGACTCCGTGGCCGACCTGAAGGGCAAGCGGGTCGCCATAGGGCTGAAGACGTCGGGCGTGCGGCTGATCGCCACCCGGGTGCTCAACGCGGAGGGCATCGACCCGGCCAAGGACATCAAGCCGTTCTCGTACGGCATCAAGGACGTCGACCAGCTCGGGCACACCATCGACGCGTTCTTCTGGTCGGGCGGACTGCCGACGAACGGACTGAAGGCGCTCGCCGAGACGTCCTCGTTCAAGTTCGTCCCGATCAAGGCCGACTTCGTCACCAAACTCCACACCCAGAGCGCCGCCAACCGCTACTACCGGCCCACCAACATCCCGGAGGCGGCCTACGACGGCCAGGACGCGTACGCCGTGCCGACGATCGCCGTGTCCAACCTGCTGATCACCCGCGAGGACCTGGACCCGCGGCTCACCGAGTGGCTGACCCGGACCGTGATCCGCAGCCGGGACCACATCGGCAGCGAGGTGCACTCCGCACAGCTGGTCGATCTGCGCACCGCGATCTACACCTCGCCCCTGCCGCTGCACGAGGGCGCACGGCGCTACTACCGCTCCGTCAAGCCGTAG
- a CDS encoding MazG nucleotide pyrophosphohydrolase domain-containing protein, translated as MSSSPADLVRQFHLAFGLDARSTPAAVSPELAAHRGELLAEEAAEVAEVAVEGPLDRLAHELADVVYVAYGTALVHGIDLDAVIAEIHRSNMTKLGPDGRVARRADGKVLKGEHYEAPDVSGVLRRQGWAPEGVA; from the coding sequence ATGAGCTCATCGCCCGCCGACCTGGTCCGTCAGTTCCACCTCGCCTTCGGGCTGGACGCCCGTAGTACGCCGGCCGCGGTGTCGCCGGAGCTGGCCGCCCACCGGGGCGAGCTGCTCGCGGAGGAGGCCGCCGAGGTCGCCGAGGTGGCCGTCGAGGGCCCGCTCGACCGGCTCGCGCACGAACTCGCCGACGTGGTCTACGTCGCCTACGGCACGGCCCTCGTCCATGGCATCGACCTCGACGCGGTGATCGCCGAGATCCACCGTTCCAACATGACCAAGCTGGGGCCCGACGGCCGTGTCGCCCGCCGGGCCGACGGCAAGGTCCTCAAGGGTGAGCACTACGAGGCACCGGATGTGTCGGGCGTGCTGCGCAGACAGGGGTGGGCTCCGGAGGGGGTTGCCTGA